From the genome of Planctomycetia bacterium:
GGCCAAGCATCATTATAGCGTTCATCCGATGCAACATAGACGACAAGATCAGCCAGCCCAATGGTTTCCACCAGACGAGTTTGATACTGATTGGCCTTCCATGTTGTCATATCCGGGCAGTCCCAGATGACAGCATGTTGCAACGGCTCAAGAGGCGAAGAATCAGGCAACGCTACTTCCCGAACTTGAAATACGTCTTCATCACGGTCGGAAGGGCAGGGACCTGCAATGGGTTGCAAAGGCCCAAGAATGCCGCTCGTTAATACTGACCCTACCGATGATTCTGCAGCAACCAATGCTACCGGATGTCGAGTAAAGCCTGCTTGTGGGTTGGATTCTGCTACAGAACGACCAATCAAAAAGTTGGCAATGGTACTTTTTCCTGTACCAGCTCCGCCTACTACTGCGATGTGCAAAGGGTGTGATGCTCTGCCATTCAGAAAGGGGGCAATCTGATTGCGCAACAGTGCTGCTGAAAGTCGTAATGGTATCACTGCGCTGTGAAGTTCTTCCCTTTGAGAAGCATAGCCTTCGAGCCAGGTCAGATCGGCTGCTAACTGATGCGCTGTATCTGCTGAAGTGTTAGGCGTCATTGGGCGTGTGCTATCCAGGGAATAGGCTGAGTTACTGGCCGATCAGGTCGATACGGAGTGATATCCTGAATGGATGGCTGACCAAGAAGCATATCACGCATCAAAATGCCAGTCATAATGGAAAGTTGCAGACCTGAACGAAAATGACCTGCTGCGACATAAAGGCCTTGGTAGCCGGGTACCTGTCCCAGATATGGTCTGCCATCAGTGCTACATGGCCGTAATCCAGCCCAATGATGTTCAATGTTGGCATGCGATAATGCTGGAATGGTTTGCGTTGCCAAAGAGTGTAATGCATGCCCGACATCATCCGTGGGTGTCTTGTCAAAGCCAACATCTTCTTCGCTTGCACCCACCAGAATTCGTCCATCCCCTCGCGGAACCAGGTATCGATGTCCCATGAGCAGGATGTGCCGCAGAATGGGTTGAGTTTGCTCATGCATTTGATTTGTATTGAGCAACACAATCTGCCCCTTAACCGGCTTGAGTGCAGGTTTCCATTGCAGCTCAGCCAGGATGCCCGTGGTCCATGTGCCAGCAGCAATGACAACCTTGTCCGCTGGAATCAGACCATTCGACGTTTGTACTCCTGTAATTCGTTCTTTATCCAACTTCATTGAAAGAGCAGGGGTGAATCTTTCGAAGTGCACTTGCCTGATTTCACAGGCTGCAACCAGTGCTTTCAAATGACGAGGATTGCGAATCTGAGCAACACCTGGAAAATAAACTGCACCGGGGAGGACGCCTGCAAGTTCAGGTTCCAGTTGATGGAGTTGCTTGTGCGAAAGAACTTCGCAGCTTAATCCCTCGCCTTTTTCAATCTGGGCGAGTTGCTGTAGCCTCTTCTTTTCCAATTCATCAGCATTGGAACGTAATTCGAGGCCGCCACACTGCCAATAGCCATTATCGATGCCTGTCAATTCAAGCAGTTCACGGGAAAAATCGGGAAAGAAGGAAACAGCCTGCGCTCTGAGTTTGCCCATGGCCGATTTGGCACGTCGGGGATTACCTGCCGGAAGAATTCCAGCTCCGGCCCACGATGCTTCCTGCCCCAGATCGCCCTTGTCGATCAACGTGACTTTTACCTGCTCTTTGGCCAATAGATATGCCAGAGTCAGGCCGATGACGCCGC
Proteins encoded in this window:
- the thiO gene encoding glycine oxidase ThiO, which gives rise to MKVNDVCIVGGGVIGLTLAYLLAKEQVKVTLIDKGDLGQEASWAGAGILPAGNPRRAKSAMGKLRAQAVSFFPDFSRELLELTGIDNGYWQCGGLELRSNADELEKKRLQQLAQIEKGEGLSCEVLSHKQLHQLEPELAGVLPGAVYFPGVAQIRNPRHLKALVAACEIRQVHFERFTPALSMKLDKERITGVQTSNGLIPADKVVIAAGTWTTGILAELQWKPALKPVKGQIVLLNTNQMHEQTQPILRHILLMGHRYLVPRGDGRILVGASEEDVGFDKTPTDDVGHALHSLATQTIPALSHANIEHHWAGLRPCSTDGRPYLGQVPGYQGLYVAAGHFRSGLQLSIMTGILMRDMLLGQPSIQDITPYRPDRPVTQPIPWIAHAQ